The Glandiceps talaboti chromosome 1, keGlaTala1.1, whole genome shotgun sequence genome has a segment encoding these proteins:
- the LOC144439918 gene encoding protein kish-B-like yields MTNVYSFDGLIILGLLIVCTCAYMKRVPRLKQWFLSEKKGFMGVFYKAAVVGTRLHLAVACSCVTMAFYIMFIK; encoded by the exons ATGACTAACG TTTATTCATTTGATGGGCTGATTATTTTGGGTTTATTAATAGTATgtacctgtgcatatatgaaaagAGTACCAAGACTTAAGCAATGGTTCCTATCGGAGAAAAAGGGTTTTATGGGTGTATTTTATAAAG CTGCAGTGGTTGGGACAAGATTACATTTAGCAGTGGCATGTTCATGCGTTACCATGGCATTTTACATCATGTTTATCAAGTAG